In Yarrowia lipolytica chromosome 1F, complete sequence, a genomic segment contains:
- a CDS encoding uncharacterized protein (Compare to YALI0F16005g, similar to uniprot|Q7S9Y9 Neurospora crassa NCU07929.1 hypothetical protein), whose translation MCLGQYFRNMSSQIGFSCRIHCFFPNPSSLRGSHHSIKTLPPSCPPTLFSPNPHLHEFFTFWHNTHHTPSTPKMTTTRVCIDSSVALKIVRHCQESAPSIVAGQLLGLDVDGELRISHAFAFPQNAAGGNPNSDDGLSLRLKAVAKYQPEMIDHLKEVNVDSNSVGWYQSTVLGRIYNASVIENLAVFQEKNPDSVVLVYDVAGSEVVSDTDPSSTGPQGHTTTTPSGFNLRAFRLSEEYLNVRKSGKFDTATLTENNLTYHDVLVELPVEIKNSNLATLLLYQLGQQYPNSPFAESSFSNLNVSVDPFLEKNIEAIFDSVDDFHYDQGNYNYYQRQMTREQAKITQWQQKRKAENAAREKDGRPALPTDEWKRLFKLPTEPSRQDNLLISAQLNEHCSVIEEFGAAVNSKLFATQGGLL comes from the coding sequence ATGTGTTTGGGGCAATATTTTCGAAATATGAGTTCACAGATAGGTTTCTCTTGCCGTATacattgtttttttccaaaCCCCAGCTCTCTACGAGGCTCACACCACTCCATTAAGACGCTTCCACCCTCGTGCCCTCCAACCCTATTCTCCCCTAACCCCCATCTGCATGAATTTTTCACCTTCTGGCATaacacacaccacacacccTCAACCCCCAAAATGACTACGACTCGTGTGTGTATCGACTCTTCGGTTGCTCTCAAAATCGTGCGGCACTGCCAGGAAAGCGCGCCTTCCATTGTCGCCGGTCAGCTGCTCGGTTTGGATGTGGATGGCGAGCTTCGAATCTCCCATGCCTTTGCCTTCCCCCAGAATGCCGCTGGAGGCAACCCCAACTCCGACGACGGCCTCAGCTTGCGTCTTAAGGCCGTGGCCAAGTACCAGCCCGAGATGATCGACCATCTGAAGGAGGTCAACGTCGATTCCAACAGCGTCGGCTGGTACCAGAGCACTGTTCTGGGCCGAATCTACAACGCTTCGGTTATTGAGAACCTCGCCGTGTTCCAGGAGAAGAACCCCGACTCTGTCGTTCTTGTGTACGATGTAGCCGGTTCCGAGGTTGTTTCCGACACCGATCCATCTTCCACCGGCCCCCAGGGACataccaccaccaccccctCCGGCTTCAACCTGCGAGCCTTCCGACTGTCTGAGGAGTACCTCAACGTGCGAAAATCCGGCAAGTTCGACACCGCCACCCTCACAGAGAACAATCTAACCTACCACGATGTGCTGGTCGAGCTGCCTGTGGAGATCAAGAACTCCAATCTGGCCACTCTGCTGCTGTACCAGCTGGGCCAGCAGTACCCCAACTCGCCCTTTGCCGagtcctccttctccaacctCAACGTCTCAGTTGACCCCTTCCTTGAGAAGAACATCGAGGCCATCTTCGACTCAGTCGACGACTTCCACTACGACCAGGGTAACTACAATTACTACCAGCGACAAATGACCCGAGAACAGGCCAAGATCACCCAgtggcagcagaagagaaAGGCCGAGAACGCGGCACGAGAAAAGGACGGCCGACCGGCTCTCCCCACAGACGAGTGGAAGCGGCTCTTCAAGCTTCCCACCGAGCCCTCGCGACAGGACAACCTGCTGATTTCCGCGCAGCTCAACGAGCACTGCTCCGTCATCGAGGAGTTCGGTGCTGCCGTCAACAGCAAGCTGTTTGCTACCCAGGGAGGACTGCTTTAG